The Larimichthys crocea isolate SSNF chromosome XI, L_crocea_2.0, whole genome shotgun sequence genome has a segment encoding these proteins:
- the LOC104926771 gene encoding spore wall protein 2-like, with translation MIKLLTIVIVAGLIYESHQYVRGSPNSGKRYGYNNGKGWHQSWNERREASHFNQMKPGCSAGQPCNNPTQIIMGSYFPPMQPGCSAGWPCHYPTQISVESNCAPIRPDEQRCYYPTHIQCWTPWFDRKSITDDWETFQYLHREHPEEICPNPVDIQTNGQNIRFSCYPPFCGGGVCWTRWFDSVRSKGSVSVQISRATCDYPLYIEAVTVKSMTPATDTGEIFKTLNPTEGFVCRDVDQDCDKKQCSDYKVRFGCACSDGDGNRGEGNGGEGNGNGNGGEGNGGNGNGGDGNRGEGNGGKGNGGNGNGNGGEGKGGNGNGGDGNRGKGNGGKGNGGEGNGGEGNGGSGNSKNNP, from the exons ATGATCAAACTG TTAACAATTGTCATTGTTGCTGGACTGATATATG AAAGCCACCAGTATGTCAGAGGATCACCTAACTCAGGGAAAAGAT ACGGCTATAACAATGGCAAAGGATGGCATCAGTCATGGAATGAAAGAC GAGAAGCATCCCACTTCAATCAAATGAAGCCAG gatGTTCAGCAGGACAGCCCTGCAACAATCCCACCCAGATCA TTATGGGATCATACTTTCCTCCAATGCAGCCAG gatGTTCAGCTGGATGGCCCTGCCACTATCCCACCCAGATCA GTGTAGAATCCAACTGTGCTCCAATACGACCAG ATGAACAGCGCTGCTACTATCCGACCCACATCC AATGCTGGACACCATGGTTTGACAGAAAGTCCATTACCGACGACTGGGAGACCTTCCAGTATCTTCATAGAGAGCATCCGGAAGAGATCTGTCCTAACCCAGTTGATATTCAGACCAATGGTCAGAATATCCGTTTCAGCTGCTATCCCCCTttctgtggtggaggag TGTGTTGGACCCGCTGGTTTGACAGTGTCCGTTCTAAGGGCTCAGTGTCAGTGCAAATTAGCCGGGCTACCTGTGACTACCCTTTGTACATTGAGGCTGTTACTGTTAAATCAATGACCCCAGCCACTGACACAGGGGAGATCTTCAAAAC cctCAATCCAACTGAGGGATTTGTTTGCCGTGATGTAGACCAGGACTGTGACAAAAAACAGTGCAGCGACTACAAAGTTCGCTTTGGATGCGCATGCAGTGATGGCGATGGCAATAGAGGTGAAGGCAATGGAGGCGAAGGCAATGGCAATGGCAATGGAGGCGAAGGCAATGGAGGCAATGGCAATGGAGGCGATGGCAATAGAGGCGAAGGCAATGGAGGCAAAGGCAATGGAGGCAATGGCAATGGCAATGGAGGCGAAGGCAAAGGAGGCAATGGCAATGGAGGCGATGGCAATAGAGGCAAAGGCAATGGAGGCAAAGGCAATGGAGGCGAAGGCAATGGAGGCGAAGGCAATGGAGGCAGTGGAAACAGCAAGAATAATccataa